The following proteins come from a genomic window of Pseudomonas sp. J452:
- the pth gene encoding aminoacyl-tRNA hydrolase → MTAIQLIVGLGNPGPEYDQTRHNAGALFVERLADRERVSLSLDKKYFGLVGKFSHQGRDVRLLIPTTFMNRSGQSVAALANFFRIAPDAILVAHDELDMPPGVAKLKQGGGHGGHNGLRDIIAQLGNQNTFHRLRLGIGHPGHSSLVSNFVLGRAPRSEQDLLDTSIDFALGVLPEMLAGEWTKAMHKLHSQKAT, encoded by the coding sequence GTGACTGCCATTCAACTGATCGTCGGCCTGGGTAATCCAGGCCCCGAATACGACCAGACCCGGCATAACGCAGGGGCCCTTTTTGTTGAGCGCCTGGCCGACCGCGAACGCGTCAGCCTGAGCCTCGATAAAAAGTATTTTGGCCTGGTGGGCAAATTCAGCCATCAGGGCCGCGACGTTCGTCTGCTCATCCCCACCACCTTCATGAACCGCAGCGGCCAGTCCGTAGCGGCCCTGGCGAATTTCTTCCGGATTGCTCCGGACGCCATTCTGGTGGCCCACGACGAACTCGACATGCCTCCCGGCGTCGCCAAACTCAAACAGGGTGGCGGGCACGGCGGGCATAACGGGCTGCGCGACATCATTGCCCAGCTCGGCAATCAGAACACTTTCCACCGCCTGCGGCTCGGCATCGGCCACCCCGGGCACAGCAGCCTGGTCTCCAACTTCGTCCTCGGCCGCGCTCCGCGTAGCGAGCAGGACCTGCTGGACACCAGCATCGATTTCGCCCTCGGCGTGCTGCCGGAAATGCTCGCTGGCGAATGGACCAAAGCGATGCACAAGCTGCACAGCCAGAAAGCTACCTAA
- the ispE gene encoding 4-(cytidine 5'-diphospho)-2-C-methyl-D-erythritol kinase: protein MTATTIPAHAELTLPAPAKLNLMLHILGRRADGYHELQTLFQFIDYGDQLGFALRTDGEIRLHSEIPGVPHDSNLIVRAARQLQQQAGCMLGVDIWLDKRLPMGGGIGGGSSDAATTLLGLNHLWQLGWNEEQLAQLGLGLGADVPVFVRGRAAFAEGVGERLQPVELAEPWYLVAVPQVAISTAEVFADPELTRNTPAITVRSLPAGGGHNDCQPVVEKRYPEVRNALNLLNKFVSARMTGTGACVFGSFPNQADADKVSRQLPATLPSFIARGCNRSPVHLQLEKLATEGNA, encoded by the coding sequence ATGACAGCCACCACAATTCCAGCCCACGCCGAACTAACCCTGCCGGCCCCGGCCAAACTCAACCTGATGCTGCACATCCTTGGCCGCCGCGCCGACGGCTATCACGAGCTGCAGACACTGTTCCAGTTCATCGACTACGGCGACCAGCTCGGCTTCGCCCTCCGCACCGACGGTGAAATCCGCCTGCACAGCGAGATCCCCGGCGTGCCCCACGACAGCAACCTGATCGTGCGTGCCGCGCGCCAGCTGCAGCAGCAAGCCGGCTGCATGCTGGGCGTCGACATCTGGCTGGACAAGCGCCTACCCATGGGCGGCGGCATCGGCGGCGGCAGCTCGGATGCGGCGACCACCCTGCTCGGCCTCAACCACCTGTGGCAGCTGGGCTGGAACGAAGAACAGCTGGCGCAACTGGGCCTCGGCCTGGGCGCCGACGTGCCGGTGTTCGTGCGCGGCCGCGCGGCCTTCGCCGAGGGTGTTGGCGAGCGCCTGCAGCCGGTCGAACTGGCCGAACCCTGGTATCTGGTCGCCGTGCCGCAGGTAGCCATCAGCACCGCCGAAGTTTTTGCCGACCCCGAGTTGACACGGAATACCCCGGCCATTACAGTTCGCAGCCTTCCCGCGGGGGGTGGTCATAACGACTGCCAACCGGTTGTCGAGAAGCGCTACCCAGAAGTGCGTAACGCTTTGAACTTGTTGAACAAATTTGTTTCAGCAAGAATGACCGGAACCGGAGCTTGTGTATTTGGGAGCTTCCCAAATCAGGCCGATGCTGATAAAGTCTCGCGCCAACTTCCGGCCACCCTGCCAAGTTTCATAGCACGTGGTTGCAATCGGTCTCCGGTGCATCTGCAGCTTGAAAAACTAGCAACGGAAGGGAATGCCTAG
- a CDS encoding type II toxin-antitoxin system RelE/ParE family toxin, translating into MFESGDSRRWKSVLNVATRKLAMLNAAVELRDLRSPPGNRLEQLHGNRAGQHSIRINDQWRICFVWTAAGPESVEIVDYH; encoded by the coding sequence CTGTTCGAGTCAGGAGACTCCAGGCGCTGGAAGAGCGTTCTGAACGTTGCCACCAGAAAGCTGGCGATGCTCAACGCTGCGGTAGAGCTTCGAGACCTTAGATCTCCACCTGGGAACAGGTTGGAGCAACTGCACGGGAATCGTGCCGGTCAACATAGCATCAGGATCAACGATCAGTGGCGCATCTGCTTCGTATGGACGGCAGCAGGCCCTGAGAGTGTTGAGATAGTCGATTACCACTGA
- a CDS encoding HigA family addiction module antitoxin: protein MAVNGMRPIHPGEVLREEFLEPLDIAPAALARALHVSAPTVNDIVRERRGVTADMAIRLGRYFDTSAQFWMNLQTEYALATTYAEAGEEIEHEVEPLRAAG, encoded by the coding sequence ATGGCAGTAAATGGCATGCGCCCCATTCACCCAGGTGAAGTGCTGCGCGAAGAGTTTCTTGAGCCGCTGGATATTGCTCCGGCTGCTCTAGCCCGTGCTCTGCACGTCTCCGCTCCGACCGTGAATGACATTGTTCGCGAGCGTCGTGGTGTGACTGCGGATATGGCTATTCGCCTGGGTCGCTACTTCGATACCTCGGCTCAGTTTTGGATGAACCTGCAAACTGAGTACGCTTTGGCGACGACATATGCAGAGGCTGGCGAAGAAATTGAGCACGAAGTTGAGCCGCTTCGGGCTGCTGGTTGA
- the lolB gene encoding lipoprotein insertase outer membrane protein LolB, with amino-acid sequence MFRQLIVISLLALLTGCAGFTNREAIEGQGDPQLWKAHKAQISTLDAWQINGKVGIRAPKDSGSGTLFWLQRQDYYDIRLSGPLGRGAARLTGRPGAILLEVANQGRYEAESPEALLEEQLGWRLPVSHLLWWVRGLPAPDSKSRVTLSSDSQLARLQQDGWDVEYLSYAEQNGYSLPQRIKLHGENLDVTLVIKDWQPRQLGQ; translated from the coding sequence ATGTTCCGTCAGCTTATCGTCATCAGCCTGCTTGCCCTGCTTACCGGCTGTGCCGGCTTCACCAACCGCGAGGCCATCGAGGGCCAGGGCGACCCGCAACTGTGGAAAGCCCACAAGGCGCAGATCAGCACCCTGGATGCCTGGCAGATCAACGGCAAGGTCGGCATTCGCGCACCCAAGGACTCCGGCAGCGGCACGCTGTTCTGGCTGCAGCGCCAGGACTACTACGACATCCGCCTGTCTGGCCCACTGGGTCGCGGCGCCGCGCGCCTGACCGGACGTCCCGGAGCCATTCTGCTGGAAGTGGCCAACCAGGGCCGCTATGAAGCCGAATCACCGGAAGCCCTGCTGGAAGAACAGCTCGGCTGGCGCCTGCCGGTCTCGCACCTTCTCTGGTGGGTGCGCGGCCTGCCCGCCCCGGACAGCAAGAGCCGGGTGACCCTGAGCAGCGACAGCCAGCTGGCGCGCCTGCAGCAGGATGGCTGGGACGTGGAATACCTCAGTTACGCCGAACAGAACGGCTACAGCCTGCCGCAACGGATCAAACTGCACGGCGAGAACCTCGACGTGACCCTGGTGATCAAGGACTGGCAGCCACGCCAGCTCGGCCAGTAA
- a CDS encoding DUF2523 domain-containing protein, protein MPLWLWAVQLIFLMLQPLINFAFRLIGIGFVSYVGYNVLLEQVTDYITARMGETTVVIQQILGLAKIDIAVNIFLAAVTTRLVLAGLDRARDLRRAQVWRKPGGTSIEA, encoded by the coding sequence ATGCCACTTTGGCTCTGGGCTGTTCAACTGATTTTTTTGATGCTGCAACCGCTGATCAATTTTGCTTTTCGCCTGATCGGCATCGGCTTCGTCTCCTACGTTGGCTACAACGTCCTGCTGGAACAGGTCACCGACTACATCACCGCGCGCATGGGTGAAACCACGGTCGTGATCCAGCAGATTCTCGGTCTGGCCAAGATCGATATAGCGGTCAACATCTTCCTGGCAGCGGTCACCACTCGGCTGGTTCTTGCTGGTTTGGATCGTGCCCGTGACCTTCGTCGTGCACAGGTCTGGCGCAAGCCGGGCGGCACCTCCATCGAAGCATAA
- a CDS encoding ribose-phosphate pyrophosphokinase, producing the protein MSKMMVFTGNANPDLARRIVRQLHIPLGDASVGKFSDGEISAEINENVRGKDVFIIQPTCAPTNDNLMELVVMADAFRRSSASRITAVIPYFGYARQDRRPRSARVAISAKVVADMLTVVGIDRVLTVDLHADQIQGFFDIPVDNIYGSPVLVDDIEDQRFENLMIVSPDIGGVVRARAVAKSLGVDLAIIDKRREKANHSEVMHIIGDVDGRTCVLVDDMVDTAGTLCHAAKALKEHGAAKVFAYATHPVLSGRAIENLENSVLDALVVTNTIPLSAAAQACTRIRQLDMAAVVAEAMRRISNEESISAMFR; encoded by the coding sequence GTGTCCAAGATGATGGTCTTCACGGGGAATGCTAACCCCGACCTGGCGCGTCGCATCGTGCGCCAACTGCACATCCCCCTCGGCGACGCCTCCGTAGGCAAATTCTCCGACGGCGAAATCAGCGCTGAAATCAATGAAAACGTTCGCGGTAAAGACGTCTTCATCATTCAGCCGACCTGTGCCCCGACTAACGACAACCTGATGGAACTGGTAGTGATGGCTGACGCCTTCCGCCGCTCCTCGGCTTCTCGTATCACTGCAGTCATCCCCTACTTCGGCTATGCCCGCCAGGACCGCCGCCCGCGTTCCGCCCGCGTGGCAATCAGCGCCAAAGTGGTGGCCGACATGCTGACCGTGGTCGGTATCGACCGCGTGCTCACCGTCGACTTGCACGCCGACCAGATCCAAGGCTTCTTCGATATCCCGGTAGATAACATCTACGGCTCCCCGGTTCTGGTGGACGATATCGAAGACCAGCGTTTCGAAAACCTGATGATCGTCTCCCCAGACATCGGTGGCGTGGTGCGTGCGCGCGCCGTGGCCAAGTCCCTGGGTGTTGACCTGGCGATCATCGACAAGCGCCGCGAGAAGGCCAACCACTCCGAAGTGATGCACATCATCGGCGACGTGGACGGCCGCACCTGCGTACTGGTCGACGACATGGTCGACACCGCCGGCACCCTCTGCCACGCCGCCAAGGCGCTGAAAGAGCACGGCGCCGCCAAGGTGTTCGCTTACGCGACGCACCCGGTACTGTCGGGCCGCGCCATCGAAAATCTTGAAAACTCCGTACTGGACGCACTGGTGGTGACCAACACCATCCCGCTGTCCGCTGCGGCGCAAGCCTGCACGCGTATCCGTCAACTGGATATGGCAGCAGTCGTGGCTGAAGCGATGCGTCGCATCAGCAATGAAGAATCGATCAGCGCGATGTTCCGCTAA
- the ychF gene encoding redox-regulated ATPase YchF, giving the protein MGFNCGIVGLPNVGKSTLFNALTKSGIAAENFPFCTIEPNSGIVPMPDARLAALAEIVKPERILPTTMEFVDIAGLVEGASKGEGLGNKFLANIRETDAIAHVVRCFEDDNVIHVSNSVDPKRDIEIIELELIFADLDSCEKQLQKVSRNAKGGDKEAVAQKGLLEKLIPHFTEGKPARTLLKALGDDEKQLVRGFHLLTSKPVMYIANVAEDGFENNPLLDVVKAIADEEGAIVVPVCNKIEAEIAELDDGEEKDMFLEALGLEEPGLNRVIRAGYELLNLQTYFTAGVKEVRAWTVKIGATAPQAAGVIHTDFEKGFIRAEVVAYNDFIQYKGENGAKEAGKWRLEGKEYIVKDGDVMHFRFNV; this is encoded by the coding sequence ATGGGATTCAACTGCGGCATCGTCGGCCTACCCAACGTCGGCAAGTCCACCCTGTTCAACGCCCTCACCAAATCCGGTATCGCGGCAGAGAACTTCCCCTTCTGCACCATCGAGCCAAATAGCGGCATCGTGCCGATGCCCGACGCGCGCCTGGCCGCACTGGCCGAGATCGTCAAGCCCGAGCGCATCCTGCCGACCACCATGGAGTTCGTCGACATCGCCGGCCTGGTCGAAGGCGCCTCCAAGGGTGAAGGCCTGGGCAACAAGTTCCTCGCCAACATCCGCGAGACCGATGCCATCGCCCACGTCGTGCGCTGCTTCGAAGACGACAACGTGATCCACGTGTCCAACAGCGTCGACCCCAAGCGCGACATCGAGATCATCGAGCTGGAACTGATCTTCGCCGACCTCGACAGCTGCGAGAAGCAACTGCAGAAGGTCAGCCGCAACGCCAAGGGTGGCGACAAGGAAGCCGTGGCGCAGAAAGGCCTGCTCGAGAAGCTCATCCCCCACTTCACCGAAGGCAAGCCGGCACGCACCCTGCTGAAGGCCCTGGGCGACGACGAGAAGCAGCTGGTCCGTGGCTTTCACCTGCTCACCAGCAAGCCGGTGATGTACATCGCCAACGTCGCCGAAGACGGCTTCGAGAACAACCCGCTGCTCGACGTGGTCAAGGCCATCGCCGATGAAGAAGGCGCCATCGTCGTGCCGGTGTGCAACAAGATCGAAGCGGAAATCGCCGAGCTCGATGATGGCGAAGAAAAGGACATGTTCCTCGAAGCCCTAGGCCTCGAAGAGCCTGGCCTCAATCGCGTGATCCGCGCCGGCTACGAGCTGCTCAACCTGCAGACCTACTTCACCGCTGGGGTGAAAGAAGTCCGCGCCTGGACCGTCAAGATCGGCGCCACCGCCCCGCAAGCGGCCGGCGTGATCCACACCGACTTCGAGAAAGGCTTCATCCGTGCCGAAGTGGTCGCCTACAACGACTTCATCCAGTACAAGGGCGAAAACGGCGCCAAGGAAGCCGGCAAGTGGCGCCTGGAAGGCAAGGAATACATCGTCAAGGATGGCGACGTGATGCACTTCCGCTTCAACGTCTAA
- a CDS encoding IS3 family transposase (programmed frameshift) gives MSNPRYPEEFKIEAVKQVTERGLPVAEVAARLGMSTHSLYAWVKRYSKPQEQRAQEDDQHAELRRLRAELKRVTEERDILKKGRRVLCQGVRLKYAFISQLSADYSVRRLCLTLKVHASGYYAWLAEPKSARAKDDQRLLGLIKHSWLESGGVYGYRKIHDDLRELGEQCGRHRVARLMRQEGLRSQTGYRRRPGRYGGKPPVASPNHLERRFNVTEPNKVWVTDITYIRTYEGWLFLAVVLDLFSRQVIGWSMKPQMTSDLAIDALLMAVWRRKPKQEVMIHSDQGSQFSSGDWQSFLKANNLLGSMSRRGNCHDNAVAESFFQLLKRERIRRKIYSTRQDARADVFDYIEMFYNPKRRHGFNNQLSPVEFEKRYFQRLESV, from the exons ATGAGCAACCCGCGTTATCCCGAAGAATTCAAAATCGAAGCAGTCAAACAGGTGACCGAGCGAGGTCTGCCGGTGGCTGAGGTAGCTGCTCGTTTGGGCATGTCGACACACAGCCTGTATGCCTGGGTGAAGCGCTACAGCAAGCCCCAAGAACAGCGGGCGCAAGAGGACGATCAACACGCTGAGCTACGTCGTCTGCGTGCGGAACTCAAGCGCGTGACCGAAGAGCGAGACATCCTAAAAA AAGGCCGCCGCGTACTTTGCCAAGGAGTGCGGCTGAAGTACGCCTTCATTAGTCAGCTATCCGCAGACTATTCGGTTCGCCGCCTGTGCCTGACCCTGAAAGTTCATGCCAGTGGCTACTACGCCTGGCTGGCTGAGCCGAAGTCGGCACGAGCAAAGGATGATCAGCGGCTGCTGGGTTTGATCAAGCACTCCTGGTTAGAGAGCGGTGGCGTCTATGGTTACCGCAAAATCCATGACGACCTGCGTGAGCTGGGAGAACAGTGCGGCAGGCATCGCGTTGCTCGATTAATGCGCCAGGAAGGCCTGCGTTCGCAGACGGGGTATCGGCGACGTCCAGGACGTTATGGTGGCAAGCCTCCAGTGGCCTCACCGAATCATCTTGAGCGTCGATTCAATGTCACTGAACCGAACAAGGTCTGGGTTACGGACATAACCTACATCCGCACCTATGAGGGTTGGTTATTTTTGGCGGTGGTGCTCGATCTGTTTTCGCGGCAGGTAATCGGTTGGTCAATGAAGCCGCAGATGACTAGCGATCTGGCTATTGATGCATTGCTGATGGCGGTTTGGCGGCGTAAGCCAAAGCAGGAAGTGATGATTCATTCCGACCAAGGTAGCCAGTTCAGCAGCGGCGACTGGCAGAGCTTTCTGAAAGCCAACAACTTGCTTGGCAGCATGAGTCGGCGTGGCAACTGCCATGACAATGCGGTAGCGGAAAGCTTTTTCCAGCTGCTGAAGCGGGAGCGGATCAGGCGAAAGATCTATAGCACCAGGCAGGATGCCAGAGCCGATGTGTTCGATTACATCGAGATGTTCTACAACCCAAAACGCCGGCACGGTTTCAACAACCAGCTGTCGCCGGTAGAGTTTGAAAAGCGCTATTTCCAGAGACTGGAGAGTGTCTAG
- a CDS encoding tetratricopeptide repeat protein has product MNKSFALLTALLFVGGCQTLAPSSPDGTVPVEETAASPTAENPKVYASFNEETVYSLLAAELAGQRNRFDIALGNYVQQANATQDPAVSERAFRIAEYLGAEQAAMDTALIWAKNAPDSLEAQRAAAVQLARGGRYDESMLYMEKVLQAQGDTHFDFLALSAAETDPDTRNGLLQSFERLLVKYPENGQLLFGKALLLHQDGRAQEALELLEAHAASEEEVAPLLLRARLLQGLQRGDEAIPLLEKGIKQFPDDKRLRLAYARQLVELERLDEAKSEFAGLLQQFPDDDDLRFSLALVCLEAEAWDEAIIYLEELVERDSHTDAAHFNLARIYEQRGDLESAVIEYNLVGPGDDYLAAQSRQNEILLDSQRAEEAASRLSKSRENQPDYAIQLYLIESEALANREQLEQSWQLIQQALQQFPGDTNLLYTRAMLAEKRGDLPGLEKDLRNIIQREPDNASALNALGYTLADRTTRYTEAKTLIEQAYQLDPEDPATLDSLGWVNFRLGNLQDAERYLRQALEKYPDHEVAAHLGEVLWAQGKQREARKVWASALQAQPDSTILRSTLLRLTGSEKP; this is encoded by the coding sequence ATGAATAAATCCTTCGCGTTGCTGACCGCCCTGCTGTTTGTCGGCGGCTGCCAGACACTGGCCCCCTCCTCTCCCGACGGCACTGTGCCCGTCGAGGAAACGGCTGCCAGCCCGACAGCGGAAAATCCCAAGGTGTACGCCTCATTCAATGAGGAAACCGTCTACAGCCTGCTCGCCGCCGAGCTGGCCGGGCAGCGCAATCGTTTCGACATTGCCCTCGGCAACTATGTTCAGCAGGCCAATGCGACGCAGGACCCGGCCGTTTCCGAGCGTGCCTTCCGCATCGCCGAGTACCTGGGCGCCGAGCAGGCCGCCATGGATACCGCGCTGATCTGGGCCAAGAACGCCCCAGACAGTCTCGAAGCCCAGCGCGCCGCCGCGGTACAACTGGCCCGTGGCGGGCGCTACGACGAATCCATGCTCTATATGGAGAAGGTCCTGCAGGCCCAGGGCGATACACACTTCGACTTCCTCGCCCTGTCTGCCGCGGAAACCGACCCGGACACTCGCAACGGCCTGCTGCAGAGCTTCGAGCGCCTGCTGGTGAAATACCCGGAAAACGGTCAACTGCTGTTCGGCAAAGCCCTGCTGCTGCACCAGGACGGCCGCGCCCAGGAAGCCCTGGAACTGCTCGAAGCGCATGCCGCCAGTGAAGAGGAAGTAGCGCCACTGCTGCTGCGCGCACGCCTGCTGCAAGGCCTGCAACGGGGCGACGAAGCCATCCCGCTGCTGGAGAAAGGCATCAAGCAGTTCCCCGACGACAAGCGCCTGCGCCTGGCCTACGCCCGCCAACTGGTCGAGCTGGAGCGCCTGGATGAAGCCAAGTCCGAGTTCGCCGGCCTGCTCCAGCAGTTCCCGGATGACGACGACCTACGCTTCTCCCTGGCCTTGGTCTGCCTCGAAGCAGAAGCCTGGGACGAGGCCATCATCTACCTGGAAGAACTGGTCGAGCGTGACAGCCACACCGATGCCGCACACTTCAACCTGGCACGCATCTATGAGCAGCGTGGCGACCTGGAAAGTGCCGTGATCGAGTACAACCTGGTCGGCCCCGGTGATGACTATCTCGCCGCGCAGTCCCGGCAGAACGAGATCCTGCTCGACAGCCAGCGCGCCGAGGAAGCTGCCAGCCGCCTGAGCAAGTCCCGTGAAAACCAGCCGGACTATGCGATCCAGCTGTACCTGATCGAATCCGAAGCCCTGGCCAATCGCGAGCAGCTGGAACAGTCCTGGCAACTGATCCAGCAGGCGCTGCAGCAGTTCCCCGGCGACACCAATCTGCTCTACACCCGCGCCATGCTGGCCGAGAAACGTGGCGACCTGCCTGGCCTGGAAAAGGACCTGCGCAACATTATCCAGCGCGAGCCGGATAACGCCTCGGCCCTGAACGCCCTCGGCTACACCCTGGCCGACCGCACCACGCGCTACACCGAAGCCAAGACGCTGATCGAGCAGGCCTACCAGCTCGACCCGGAAGACCCGGCCACCCTGGACAGTCTGGGCTGGGTCAACTTCCGCCTGGGCAATCTGCAGGACGCCGAGCGCTACCTGCGCCAGGCCCTGGAAAAATACCCGGACCACGAAGTCGCCGCGCACCTGGGCGAAGTACTCTGGGCCCAGGGCAAGCAGCGTGAAGCGCGCAAGGTCTGGGCCAGCGCCCTGCAAGCACAACCCGACAGCACCATCCTGCGCAGCACCCTGCTGCGCCTCACCGGTTCCGAGAAACCCTGA
- a CDS encoding zonular occludens toxin domain-containing protein: MLYIRTGKPGHGKTLNTIREVDQKAFNEGRPVYFHNINGLKPELLKASWFQFEDPEKWFELPQDAIVVVDEAQGWFGARDSRARPPEHITRFETMRHQGHEVHLVTQDPRYIDVHLRRLCNGHIHYWRVFKSQQLLRFESEAVIEKVEVKTSFKDADKKTIRLDKKFFSVYTSSNAQHHFQTKLPTKFILAACVILGAGFMLFRAYERYADGQQETPAEQGAPVAEQGLAEQVKSSVGSLINPVGNLKAEGSITPEKYIALRTPRIPDIPSSAPIYDELTKPKTYPKLSCVMSSDESYIERNRGRYRVISAGERAYICECFSQQGTWHKTSFSYCKNTVEHGAFDPARPDPGSERNPMLADRQQRPQEHPQAPGQQAQEGTTVIGVPYVKGQFLW, encoded by the coding sequence ATGCTCTATATCCGCACCGGCAAGCCCGGCCACGGCAAGACCCTGAACACCATCCGCGAAGTGGATCAGAAGGCATTCAACGAAGGCCGTCCGGTCTACTTCCACAACATCAACGGCCTGAAACCGGAGCTGCTCAAAGCCAGCTGGTTTCAGTTTGAAGACCCGGAAAAGTGGTTTGAGCTGCCACAAGACGCCATCGTCGTGGTGGATGAGGCCCAGGGCTGGTTCGGTGCCCGTGACTCTCGCGCCCGGCCACCGGAACACATCACCCGCTTCGAAACCATGCGCCATCAAGGCCATGAGGTGCATCTGGTCACCCAAGACCCGCGCTATATCGACGTGCACCTGCGCCGCCTGTGCAACGGGCACATTCACTACTGGCGGGTGTTCAAGTCCCAGCAACTGCTGCGCTTTGAGTCCGAAGCGGTGATCGAAAAGGTTGAGGTCAAAACCAGCTTCAAGGATGCCGACAAGAAAACCATCCGCCTCGATAAGAAGTTTTTCAGCGTCTACACCAGCAGCAACGCCCAGCACCATTTCCAGACCAAGCTGCCAACCAAGTTCATCTTGGCCGCCTGTGTGATCCTTGGGGCCGGCTTCATGCTGTTTCGTGCCTACGAGCGCTATGCCGATGGCCAGCAGGAAACCCCCGCCGAGCAGGGCGCGCCAGTAGCCGAGCAAGGCCTAGCCGAGCAGGTGAAAAGCTCGGTCGGCTCACTGATCAACCCGGTGGGCAACCTCAAGGCGGAAGGCAGCATAACCCCTGAGAAATACATTGCCCTGCGTACACCGCGGATTCCTGACATCCCCAGCTCCGCGCCGATTTATGACGAGCTGACCAAGCCCAAGACCTACCCCAAGTTGTCGTGCGTGATGAGTTCGGACGAGAGCTACATCGAACGCAACCGAGGCCGCTACCGGGTAATCAGCGCGGGGGAACGGGCCTACATCTGCGAGTGTTTCAGCCAGCAAGGCACCTGGCACAAAACCTCATTCTCGTACTGCAAGAACACCGTCGAACACGGCGCGTTCGATCCGGCACGACCCGACCCCGGCAGCGAGCGTAATCCGATGCTCGCCGATCGGCAGCAGCGTCCCCAGGAACACCCACAAGCACCCGGCCAGCAGGCTCAGGAAGGCACCACCGTGATCGGTGTTCCGTATGTGAAGGGTCAATTCCTATGGTGA
- a CDS encoding 50S ribosomal protein L25/general stress protein Ctc: protein MTVEFALNAEARSDLGKGASRRLRRIASLVPAVIYGGEKAPQSISLLAKDLAKLLENEAAFSHVLTLNVAGAAETVLIKALQRHPAKGFVLHADFVRVIAGQKLTAHVPLHFINQESSVGVKQQGGEVSHTIVEVEVSCQPQDLPEFINVDMAKVEVGQIVHLSDLTLPKGVELVALAHGNDLAVANIHASRVKDESAE from the coding sequence ATGACTGTTGAATTTGCCCTGAATGCCGAAGCGCGTTCCGACCTGGGGAAAGGTGCGAGCCGCCGCCTGCGTCGTATCGCCAGCCTGGTACCGGCTGTTATCTACGGTGGCGAGAAAGCCCCGCAATCGATCAGCCTGCTGGCCAAAGACCTGGCCAAGCTGCTGGAAAACGAAGCTGCCTTCAGCCACGTGCTGACCCTGAACGTTGCCGGCGCTGCCGAAACCGTTCTGATCAAGGCCCTGCAACGTCACCCGGCCAAAGGCTTCGTGCTGCACGCTGACTTCGTTCGCGTCATCGCCGGCCAGAAGCTGACCGCCCACGTTCCGCTGCACTTCATCAACCAGGAATCCTCGGTTGGCGTGAAGCAGCAAGGCGGCGAAGTGTCCCACACCATCGTTGAAGTTGAAGTTTCCTGCCAGCCGCAAGACCTGCCGGAATTCATCAACGTCGACATGGCCAAAGTGGAAGTCGGTCAGATCGTTCACCTGTCCGACCTGACTCTGCCGAAAGGCGTCGAGCTGGTGGCCCTGGCCCATGGCAACGACCTGGCTGTTGCCAACATCCACGCTTCCCGCGTGAAGGATGAAAGCGCCGAGTAA